A genomic stretch from Aedes albopictus strain Foshan chromosome 2, AalbF5, whole genome shotgun sequence includes:
- the LOC109416260 gene encoding GTPase-GDP dissociation stimulator vimar isoform X2, translated as MMADMDEIIAGLKNATLEKSPDRALPLLKQISESESNLCDKYDIKSDLLDLLSLDNPAVCVQVARCIAEVAKTESQRDKFTKEDIIRKLISFLSSDSENHKLDLNIQVCRALGNICYANDDARSIIKEVEGDVKIFSLLDLDVDTDEEDKDQFVRVRCGLISNYLLGTDDIAERAVELGVIGKIEKILTRCVADVDKYEDLLLNTLPPLSILTEQISDLYFDTSLNKLIAQILAKCTNPDLAESCLALLHYEAQNDDVKLLLAEEGLCETIYKLLEKYKTFANTDEARVLMKLACDLIVLILTGDKSMHYLYTTPLLKYMEEWLDSYDVELLTTGVLALGNFARTDSHCIYMVENKIMHKLLSILAKNNGVDHQMTLQHALLSTLKNLVIPKPNKSAVIEAGLVDIILPMLEIHQPPVVFKLLGTLRMTVDGQEKLAQQLLQNEKLIKQLVHWSKTSEFTGVLGESLRLMAWLIKHAYHANKDLSAADDTGLKKFVAVDGAVASMVGMLTSTHLVMQNEALIALSILSTIFQNKSTDGTKLDELLVHANVGAKLAEQITLNGETMTKEIVDNLQTFVKLLKSSEACAVHLKKHNIDELMKSIPSLVEYCTL; from the exons ATGATGG CTGACATGGATGAAATCATTGCCGGTTTGAAGAACGCCACCCTGGAGAAAAGCCCGGACAGGGCGCTGCCTCTGCTGAAGCAGATATCCGAATCGGAAAGCAACCTCTGTGATAAGTATGACATCAAATCCGACCTGCTGGATTTGCTCTCGCTGGACAATCCGGCCGTTTGCGTCCAGGTGGCGCGGTGCATCGCTGAAGTGGCTAAAACAGAGTCCCAACGGGACAAATTCACCAAAGAGGACATCATCCGGAAGCTGATCTCGTTTCTTTCGAGCGACAGTGAGAACCACAAGCTCGATCTGAACATTCAAGTGTGCCGAGCGTTGGGCAACATTTGCTACGCCAATGATGATGCCCGCAGCATTATCAAAGAGGTCGAGGGAGATGTCAAAATATTCTCACTGTTGGACCTGGACGTTGACACCGACGAGGAAGACAAGGATCAATTTGTGCGGGTCCGATGTGGCCTGATATCGAACTATCTTCTCGGAACCGACGATATTGCCGAGCGTGCAGTGGAACTGGGCGTTATCGGTAAAATAGAGAAGATTCTTACGCGTTGCGTGGCCGATGTGGACAAATATGAAGATCTCCTGTTGAACACACTTCCTCCATTGAGCATCCTGACCGAGCAGATCAGTGACCTGTATTTTGATACGTCGCTCAACAAGCTGATTGCGCAGATACTGGCCAAGTGTACCAATCCGGACTTGGCCGAGTCGTGTCTGGCTCTGTTGCATTACGAGGCACAGAACGACGACGTGAAGCTGCTGCTGGCCGAGGAAGGCTTGTGCGAAACGATCTACAAACTGCTGGAGAAGTACAAGACTTTTGCGAACACTGACGAAGCGCGGGTGCTGATGAAGTTGGCCTGTGATCTGATTGTACTTATTCTGACCGGAG ATAAATCAATGCATTATCTTTACACGACACCCTTACTTAAGTACATGGAAGAGTGGCTGGATTCGTACGACGTGGAACTGCTCACCACTGGCGTTTTGGCATTGGGCAATTTCGCCCGTACTGACAGCCATTGCATTTACATGGTGGAAAATAAAATTATGCACAAACTACTCT CTATCCTGGCTAAGAACAACGGAGTCGACCACCAGATGACCCTCCAGCATGCCCTGCTGAGTACGCTGAAAAATCTAGTCATACCAAAACCCAACAAATCAGCCGTAATCGAAGCGGGCCTGGTGGACATCATTCTGCCGATGTTGGAAATTCATCAACCGCCTGTGGTGTTCAAGCTACTCGGAACGCTACGGATGACCGTCGATGGACAAG AAAAACTAGCCCAGCAGTTGTTGCAGAACGAGAAACTGATCAAACAGCTAGTGCACTGGAGTAAAACGTCCGAATTCACCGGGGTCCTAGGCGAATCGCTCCGATTGATGGCGTGGCTGATCAAGCATGCGTACCACGCCAACAAGGACCTCTCAGCGGCGGACGACACCGGACTGAAGAAGTTTGTAGCCGTGGATGGTGCCGTGGCTAGCATGGTTGGCATGTTGACCTCAACCCATCTGGTTATGCAGAACGAAGCGCTGATTGCACTCAGCATTTTGTCCACAATCTTTCAAAACAAGTCCACCGATGGCACCAAGCTGGACGAACTGCTAGTGCACGCCAACGTGGGAGCAAAACTAGCGGAACAGATCACGCTAAACGGGGAAACGATGACGAAAGAAATCGTCGACAATTTGCAAACCTTTGTCAAACTACTCAAATCTTCGGAGGCATGTGCGGTACATTTGAAGAAACACAACATCGACGAACTGATGAAGTCTATACCTAGTCTTGTAGAATACTGTACGCTTTAA
- the LOC109416260 gene encoding GTPase-GDP dissociation stimulator vimar isoform X1 — MEADMDEIIAGLKNATLEKSPDRALPLLKQISESESNLCDKYDIKSDLLDLLSLDNPAVCVQVARCIAEVAKTESQRDKFTKEDIIRKLISFLSSDSENHKLDLNIQVCRALGNICYANDDARSIIKEVEGDVKIFSLLDLDVDTDEEDKDQFVRVRCGLISNYLLGTDDIAERAVELGVIGKIEKILTRCVADVDKYEDLLLNTLPPLSILTEQISDLYFDTSLNKLIAQILAKCTNPDLAESCLALLHYEAQNDDVKLLLAEEGLCETIYKLLEKYKTFANTDEARVLMKLACDLIVLILTGDKSMHYLYTTPLLKYMEEWLDSYDVELLTTGVLALGNFARTDSHCIYMVENKIMHKLLSILAKNNGVDHQMTLQHALLSTLKNLVIPKPNKSAVIEAGLVDIILPMLEIHQPPVVFKLLGTLRMTVDGQEKLAQQLLQNEKLIKQLVHWSKTSEFTGVLGESLRLMAWLIKHAYHANKDLSAADDTGLKKFVAVDGAVASMVGMLTSTHLVMQNEALIALSILSTIFQNKSTDGTKLDELLVHANVGAKLAEQITLNGETMTKEIVDNLQTFVKLLKSSEACAVHLKKHNIDELMKSIPSLVEYCTL, encoded by the exons ATGGAAG CTGACATGGATGAAATCATTGCCGGTTTGAAGAACGCCACCCTGGAGAAAAGCCCGGACAGGGCGCTGCCTCTGCTGAAGCAGATATCCGAATCGGAAAGCAACCTCTGTGATAAGTATGACATCAAATCCGACCTGCTGGATTTGCTCTCGCTGGACAATCCGGCCGTTTGCGTCCAGGTGGCGCGGTGCATCGCTGAAGTGGCTAAAACAGAGTCCCAACGGGACAAATTCACCAAAGAGGACATCATCCGGAAGCTGATCTCGTTTCTTTCGAGCGACAGTGAGAACCACAAGCTCGATCTGAACATTCAAGTGTGCCGAGCGTTGGGCAACATTTGCTACGCCAATGATGATGCCCGCAGCATTATCAAAGAGGTCGAGGGAGATGTCAAAATATTCTCACTGTTGGACCTGGACGTTGACACCGACGAGGAAGACAAGGATCAATTTGTGCGGGTCCGATGTGGCCTGATATCGAACTATCTTCTCGGAACCGACGATATTGCCGAGCGTGCAGTGGAACTGGGCGTTATCGGTAAAATAGAGAAGATTCTTACGCGTTGCGTGGCCGATGTGGACAAATATGAAGATCTCCTGTTGAACACACTTCCTCCATTGAGCATCCTGACCGAGCAGATCAGTGACCTGTATTTTGATACGTCGCTCAACAAGCTGATTGCGCAGATACTGGCCAAGTGTACCAATCCGGACTTGGCCGAGTCGTGTCTGGCTCTGTTGCATTACGAGGCACAGAACGACGACGTGAAGCTGCTGCTGGCCGAGGAAGGCTTGTGCGAAACGATCTACAAACTGCTGGAGAAGTACAAGACTTTTGCGAACACTGACGAAGCGCGGGTGCTGATGAAGTTGGCCTGTGATCTGATTGTACTTATTCTGACCGGAG ATAAATCAATGCATTATCTTTACACGACACCCTTACTTAAGTACATGGAAGAGTGGCTGGATTCGTACGACGTGGAACTGCTCACCACTGGCGTTTTGGCATTGGGCAATTTCGCCCGTACTGACAGCCATTGCATTTACATGGTGGAAAATAAAATTATGCACAAACTACTCT CTATCCTGGCTAAGAACAACGGAGTCGACCACCAGATGACCCTCCAGCATGCCCTGCTGAGTACGCTGAAAAATCTAGTCATACCAAAACCCAACAAATCAGCCGTAATCGAAGCGGGCCTGGTGGACATCATTCTGCCGATGTTGGAAATTCATCAACCGCCTGTGGTGTTCAAGCTACTCGGAACGCTACGGATGACCGTCGATGGACAAG AAAAACTAGCCCAGCAGTTGTTGCAGAACGAGAAACTGATCAAACAGCTAGTGCACTGGAGTAAAACGTCCGAATTCACCGGGGTCCTAGGCGAATCGCTCCGATTGATGGCGTGGCTGATCAAGCATGCGTACCACGCCAACAAGGACCTCTCAGCGGCGGACGACACCGGACTGAAGAAGTTTGTAGCCGTGGATGGTGCCGTGGCTAGCATGGTTGGCATGTTGACCTCAACCCATCTGGTTATGCAGAACGAAGCGCTGATTGCACTCAGCATTTTGTCCACAATCTTTCAAAACAAGTCCACCGATGGCACCAAGCTGGACGAACTGCTAGTGCACGCCAACGTGGGAGCAAAACTAGCGGAACAGATCACGCTAAACGGGGAAACGATGACGAAAGAAATCGTCGACAATTTGCAAACCTTTGTCAAACTACTCAAATCTTCGGAGGCATGTGCGGTACATTTGAAGAAACACAACATCGACGAACTGATGAAGTCTATACCTAGTCTTGTAGAATACTGTACGCTTTAA
- the LOC109416260 gene encoding GTPase-GDP dissociation stimulator vimar isoform X3 yields the protein MDEIIAGLKNATLEKSPDRALPLLKQISESESNLCDKYDIKSDLLDLLSLDNPAVCVQVARCIAEVAKTESQRDKFTKEDIIRKLISFLSSDSENHKLDLNIQVCRALGNICYANDDARSIIKEVEGDVKIFSLLDLDVDTDEEDKDQFVRVRCGLISNYLLGTDDIAERAVELGVIGKIEKILTRCVADVDKYEDLLLNTLPPLSILTEQISDLYFDTSLNKLIAQILAKCTNPDLAESCLALLHYEAQNDDVKLLLAEEGLCETIYKLLEKYKTFANTDEARVLMKLACDLIVLILTGDKSMHYLYTTPLLKYMEEWLDSYDVELLTTGVLALGNFARTDSHCIYMVENKIMHKLLSILAKNNGVDHQMTLQHALLSTLKNLVIPKPNKSAVIEAGLVDIILPMLEIHQPPVVFKLLGTLRMTVDGQEKLAQQLLQNEKLIKQLVHWSKTSEFTGVLGESLRLMAWLIKHAYHANKDLSAADDTGLKKFVAVDGAVASMVGMLTSTHLVMQNEALIALSILSTIFQNKSTDGTKLDELLVHANVGAKLAEQITLNGETMTKEIVDNLQTFVKLLKSSEACAVHLKKHNIDELMKSIPSLVEYCTL from the exons ATGGATGAAATCATTGCCGGTTTGAAGAACGCCACCCTGGAGAAAAGCCCGGACAGGGCGCTGCCTCTGCTGAAGCAGATATCCGAATCGGAAAGCAACCTCTGTGATAAGTATGACATCAAATCCGACCTGCTGGATTTGCTCTCGCTGGACAATCCGGCCGTTTGCGTCCAGGTGGCGCGGTGCATCGCTGAAGTGGCTAAAACAGAGTCCCAACGGGACAAATTCACCAAAGAGGACATCATCCGGAAGCTGATCTCGTTTCTTTCGAGCGACAGTGAGAACCACAAGCTCGATCTGAACATTCAAGTGTGCCGAGCGTTGGGCAACATTTGCTACGCCAATGATGATGCCCGCAGCATTATCAAAGAGGTCGAGGGAGATGTCAAAATATTCTCACTGTTGGACCTGGACGTTGACACCGACGAGGAAGACAAGGATCAATTTGTGCGGGTCCGATGTGGCCTGATATCGAACTATCTTCTCGGAACCGACGATATTGCCGAGCGTGCAGTGGAACTGGGCGTTATCGGTAAAATAGAGAAGATTCTTACGCGTTGCGTGGCCGATGTGGACAAATATGAAGATCTCCTGTTGAACACACTTCCTCCATTGAGCATCCTGACCGAGCAGATCAGTGACCTGTATTTTGATACGTCGCTCAACAAGCTGATTGCGCAGATACTGGCCAAGTGTACCAATCCGGACTTGGCCGAGTCGTGTCTGGCTCTGTTGCATTACGAGGCACAGAACGACGACGTGAAGCTGCTGCTGGCCGAGGAAGGCTTGTGCGAAACGATCTACAAACTGCTGGAGAAGTACAAGACTTTTGCGAACACTGACGAAGCGCGGGTGCTGATGAAGTTGGCCTGTGATCTGATTGTACTTATTCTGACCGGAG ATAAATCAATGCATTATCTTTACACGACACCCTTACTTAAGTACATGGAAGAGTGGCTGGATTCGTACGACGTGGAACTGCTCACCACTGGCGTTTTGGCATTGGGCAATTTCGCCCGTACTGACAGCCATTGCATTTACATGGTGGAAAATAAAATTATGCACAAACTACTCT CTATCCTGGCTAAGAACAACGGAGTCGACCACCAGATGACCCTCCAGCATGCCCTGCTGAGTACGCTGAAAAATCTAGTCATACCAAAACCCAACAAATCAGCCGTAATCGAAGCGGGCCTGGTGGACATCATTCTGCCGATGTTGGAAATTCATCAACCGCCTGTGGTGTTCAAGCTACTCGGAACGCTACGGATGACCGTCGATGGACAAG AAAAACTAGCCCAGCAGTTGTTGCAGAACGAGAAACTGATCAAACAGCTAGTGCACTGGAGTAAAACGTCCGAATTCACCGGGGTCCTAGGCGAATCGCTCCGATTGATGGCGTGGCTGATCAAGCATGCGTACCACGCCAACAAGGACCTCTCAGCGGCGGACGACACCGGACTGAAGAAGTTTGTAGCCGTGGATGGTGCCGTGGCTAGCATGGTTGGCATGTTGACCTCAACCCATCTGGTTATGCAGAACGAAGCGCTGATTGCACTCAGCATTTTGTCCACAATCTTTCAAAACAAGTCCACCGATGGCACCAAGCTGGACGAACTGCTAGTGCACGCCAACGTGGGAGCAAAACTAGCGGAACAGATCACGCTAAACGGGGAAACGATGACGAAAGAAATCGTCGACAATTTGCAAACCTTTGTCAAACTACTCAAATCTTCGGAGGCATGTGCGGTACATTTGAAGAAACACAACATCGACGAACTGATGAAGTCTATACCTAGTCTTGTAGAATACTGTACGCTTTAA